Within the Aeromicrobium sp. Root236 genome, the region CTGCTGCGTACGCGCACCGGCAACTGGATCTTCTCCGTCGGCGGCGCCCAGACCGCCTCGCGCCAGATCGGCGTGCCGGTCTTCAAGACCAAGGTCGGCCTGTTCATGACGACCGCGGGCGCCGGCTGGCTCGTCGGCATGCTGCTGATCTTCACGACGTCCACGGTGCAGAGCAACACCGGCGTCGGCCAGGAGTTCATCTACATCATCTGCGCCGTGGTCGGAGGCTGCCTCATGACCGGTGGCTACGGCTCGGCGATCGGTGCCGCCTTCGGCGCGCTGATCTACGGCATGGTCAGCCAGGGCATCGTCTACGCCGGTTGGGACAACAACTGGCTCAAGGCGTTCCTCGGCGTCATGCTCCTGGGAGCGGTGCTCCTCAACGAATGGGTTCGCAAGCGGGCGGAGACGGCAAAATGAGCAAGGACGAAGCAGCATCACCGGTCACCAACGTGTACGCCCCGCCGCCACGCGGCACGGCGATCATCGAGGTCCGCGACATCGGCAAGCGCTACGGCAACATCATCGCGCTGAGCGACGTCTCGACGTCCGTACGCGCCGGTGAGGTGACGTGCGTGCTCGGCGACAACGGTGCGGGCAAGTCGACGTTCATCAAGATCCTCGCGGGTGCACACGAGCACACCGACGGGGAGCTGCTGATCGACGGCGAGAGCCACACCCTGTCGAGCCCTCGCGCCGCCCTCGAGCTGGGCATCGCGACGGTCTACCAGGACCTGGCAGTCGTTCCGCTCATGCCGGTGTGGCGCAACTTCTTCCTCGGCAGCGAGATCACGAAGGGTGTCGGACCGCTCAAGAAGCTCGACATCGACTTCATGAAGGCCACGACGAAGTCCGAGCTGTCGGCGATGGGCATCGACCTGCGTGACGTGGAGCAGCCGATCGGCACGCTCTCGGGCGGCGAGCGGCAGTGCGTCGCGATCGCCCGTGCGGTCTACTTCGGCGCCCGGGTGCTGATCCTCGACGAGCCGACGGCGGCGCTGGGCGTGAAGCAGTCCGGTGTCGTGCTGAAGTACATCGCCAAGGCCCGCGAGCGCGGACTCGGCGTCGTCTTCATCACCCACAACCCGCACCACGCCTACCCGGTCGGTGACCGGTTCATGCTGCTGCGGCGTGGCAAGAGCATGGGCGACTTCCCCAAGGCGGACCTGACGCTCGAGGACCTCACCGCGATGATGGCCGGCGGCGAGGAGCTGGAGTCCCTCGCGCACGAGCTCGCGGAGACGATGGGTGCCGACTCGGCGATCGCCCAGGAGCTGAAGGCCGACGTCACGTGACGGCAGAGCTCCGCGTCGGCATCGTGGGCCTGGGCTGGATGGGCCAGGTCCACGCCCGGGCGCTGAGCCGGCTGACCCAGCACTACACCGACAGCCCGTTGCGGCCCCGGCTCGTCGCCGTCGCCGACCCGGCGGACGACGACCGTACGGAACGCGCCGCGCAGGCCTTCGGTTTTGAGCACCAGCTCACCGACTGGCGCGAGCTGGTGGCCCGGGACGACATCGACCTGGTGTGCGTGACGGGTCCCAACTTCATCCACCGGGACGTCGCGGTCACCGCGGCCCGGGCCGGCAAGCACGTGTGGGTCGAGAAGCCCGCAGGACGCAACGCCGAGGAGACCGCCGAGATCGTCGCGGCGGTCGAGGCAGCAGGCGTCCAGTCCGCGGCCGGGTTCAACTACCGCAACCCGCCGGCCGTCGAGCTCGCCCGCGAGCTGGTGGCATCCGGACGGCTCGGCACGGTCGAGCACACGTCCGTACGCTTCGTGTCCGACTACGCCGCACACCCCG harbors:
- a CDS encoding ATP-binding cassette domain-containing protein, which codes for MSKDEAASPVTNVYAPPPRGTAIIEVRDIGKRYGNIIALSDVSTSVRAGEVTCVLGDNGAGKSTFIKILAGAHEHTDGELLIDGESHTLSSPRAALELGIATVYQDLAVVPLMPVWRNFFLGSEITKGVGPLKKLDIDFMKATTKSELSAMGIDLRDVEQPIGTLSGGERQCVAIARAVYFGARVLILDEPTAALGVKQSGVVLKYIAKARERGLGVVFITHNPHHAYPVGDRFMLLRRGKSMGDFPKADLTLEDLTAMMAGGEELESLAHELAETMGADSAIAQELKADVT